One stretch of bacterium DNA includes these proteins:
- a CDS encoding 4Fe-4S binding protein, protein ILLSSANAQNINIVYTKVGKTEDEKIFVVAEEQDISRGIKNGLSVALYLTSKKEGKEYQEERLPRVVSYKEIITDYFNHEKAIPEIKSLEEAIKEALRCFSCGTCNSCGNCYVFCPDNAVRWIDNFPSFDYDYCKGCGVCVNECPRGVLELIPEK, encoded by the coding sequence CATTCTCCTCTCCTCCGCTAATGCTCAAAATATAAACATTGTATATACAAAAGTAGGTAAAACTGAGGATGAAAAGATTTTTGTTGTTGCTGAAGAGCAAGACATTTCAAGAGGTATAAAGAATGGCCTCTCTGTTGCCCTTTATCTTACATCTAAGAAAGAGGGTAAAGAATACCAAGAGGAGAGATTGCCTCGGGTTGTCTCTTATAAAGAGATTATTACAGATTATTTCAATCACGAAAAAGCAATACCTGAAATAAAAAGCTTAGAAGAAGCGATAAAAGAAGCCTTGAGGTGTTTCTCTTGTGGTACATGCAACTCTTGTGGAAACTGCTATGTATTTTGCCCAGATAATGCAGTTAGGTGGATAGATAACTTCCCGTCCTTTGACTACGATTATTGTAAGGGTTGTGGTGTTTGCGTAAATGAATGCCCAAGAGGCGTTCTTGAACTTATTCCAGAAAAATAA
- a CDS encoding transketolase C-terminal domain-containing protein: MSIKKVLTGNHAVSYGAMVSRVQVISAYPITPQTQVVELLSEMVADGILDAIFVNVESEHSAMSACVSASAAGARAFTATSAQGLALMHEMLHWAAGARLPIVLANINRAMAPPWSIWTDQNDSLSQRDTGWMQIYVESNQEAFDSIILAYKVAEQVYLPCMVILDAFVLSHTSEPVEIYDQEKVDKFLPPYKPMVAIEPGKAFGYGALAAPDTYMEFRYKMQKAMEKAVEIFEKEGKLFGEMFGRNYDLVEEYMMDDAEYVIVTVGATTSTARVAIQELRKQGEKVGLLKIRVIRPFPFNKVREALKGRKKVAVLDRNISFGYHGIFYQEIKSALYPLKERPQVHGYIAGLGGRDITIKDFIDIYHDMKKREDMEEIVWKGVKL, encoded by the coding sequence ATGTCCATTAAAAAAGTTTTAACTGGAAATCATGCGGTCTCGTATGGTGCGATGGTTTCAAGGGTCCAAGTAATTTCAGCTTACCCGATTACACCTCAAACTCAGGTGGTAGAACTCCTTTCAGAAATGGTAGCAGATGGCATCTTGGACGCCATTTTCGTAAATGTGGAATCAGAACACTCCGCAATGTCCGCCTGTGTGTCAGCATCTGCTGCAGGGGCAAGGGCATTTACCGCTACTTCAGCCCAGGGACTAGCCTTAATGCACGAAATGCTTCACTGGGCAGCAGGAGCAAGACTCCCAATAGTTTTGGCGAACATTAACAGGGCAATGGCTCCTCCATGGTCTATCTGGACGGATCAAAACGACTCCCTTTCCCAGAGAGATACAGGCTGGATGCAAATATACGTAGAATCAAACCAAGAAGCCTTTGATAGCATCATTCTCGCATACAAAGTAGCGGAACAGGTTTACCTTCCATGTATGGTAATCCTTGATGCCTTCGTACTTTCGCACACTTCAGAGCCTGTTGAAATCTATGACCAAGAAAAAGTAGATAAATTTCTCCCACCATATAAACCTATGGTGGCAATAGAACCCGGAAAGGCTTTTGGATATGGAGCCCTTGCTGCACCTGATACATACATGGAGTTCCGTTATAAAATGCAAAAAGCAATGGAAAAGGCGGTAGAAATTTTTGAAAAAGAAGGTAAACTCTTTGGCGAAATGTTCGGGAGAAACTACGACCTTGTAGAAGAATATATGATGGACGATGCAGAGTACGTAATCGTGACCGTGGGTGCTACAACTTCCACCGCCAGGGTTGCTATTCAGGAACTCCGAAAGCAGGGAGAAAAAGTTGGACTTCTAAAGATCAGGGTAATAAGGCCATTTCCATTCAATAAAGTTAGAGAAGCATTAAAAGGTAGAAAAAAAGTGGCGGTTCTTGACAGGAACATTTCTTTTGGTTACCATGGGATTTTCTACCAGGAAATCAAATCAGCTCTCTATCCGCTCAAAGAGAGGCCACAGGTTCATGGATACATCGCAGGATTAGGTGGCAGAGATATTACTATTAAAGATTTCATTGATATCTACCATGACATGAAAAAACGTGAAGATATGGAAGAAATTGTCTGGAAGGGGGTTAAACTATGA
- a CDS encoding 3-methyl-2-oxobutanoate dehydrogenase subunit beta encodes MKNWNIPQDELLYSGHAACQGCGGALAMRLALKALGENSVATIPACCWTIISGDVLYHALKIPVFHTAFETAAISATGLKAGLTKRGFKDTTVFAWAGDGGTFDIGIQAISGAAERNEDIIYFVYDNEAYMNTGIQRSSATPWGAWTTTTPVKHPEDKPKKNIDEILAAHKIPYQATVNVAYPEDFVRKVKKAKEIKGFRFIHILAPCPPGWKMPSDISIQVARLATQTGIFPLYEVENGKHYTVSYLPPKKLPVAEYLKLQGRFKHLTESQVEYIQKMVDENWESLLRKHELTHGTLENIPRPEFYR; translated from the coding sequence ATGAAAAATTGGAACATTCCACAGGATGAGTTACTTTACAGTGGACATGCCGCATGTCAGGGCTGTGGTGGAGCTCTTGCAATGCGGTTGGCTTTAAAAGCCCTTGGAGAAAATTCCGTTGCAACTATTCCAGCATGTTGCTGGACAATCATTTCAGGAGATGTGCTCTATCATGCATTGAAAATTCCCGTTTTTCATACTGCTTTTGAGACTGCGGCAATTTCTGCTACCGGTTTAAAAGCGGGTTTGACCAAGAGAGGTTTCAAGGATACCACAGTTTTCGCTTGGGCAGGTGATGGGGGTACCTTTGACATTGGAATTCAAGCAATATCAGGCGCTGCAGAGAGAAACGAAGATATAATCTATTTCGTTTACGACAACGAAGCCTATATGAATACGGGAATCCAGAGATCCAGTGCCACACCATGGGGTGCCTGGACTACAACTACACCCGTAAAACATCCTGAAGACAAGCCAAAGAAAAACATTGATGAAATCCTTGCAGCTCATAAAATACCTTACCAGGCTACAGTTAATGTGGCTTACCCAGAAGATTTCGTGCGAAAAGTGAAAAAAGCAAAAGAGATAAAGGGGTTTAGGTTTATTCATATTCTTGCACCTTGTCCCCCTGGTTGGAAAATGCCTTCTGATATAAGTATTCAAGTTGCACGCCTTGCAACACAAACGGGGATCTTCCCACTCTACGAAGTCGAAAATGGTAAACACTATACCGTGAGCTACTTACCCCCTAAAAAATTACCGGTTGCTGAATACCTTAAACTTCAGGGCAGATTTAAACACCTTACCGAATCGCAAGTAGAATATATTCAGAAAATGGTTGACGAAAATTGGGAATCACTCCTTAGAAAACACGAATTGACCCATGGAACATTGGAAAATATTCCAAGACCTGAATTTTACAGGTGA